From Actinosynnema mirum DSM 43827, a single genomic window includes:
- the serA gene encoding phosphoglycerate dehydrogenase, producing the protein MSNTSRPVVLIAEKLAPSVLDVFGEDIEVRHVDGTDRPALLSAVADADALLVRSATKVDAEVFAATSKLKVVARAGVGLDNVEVPAATERGVMVVNAPTSNIVSAAEHAVALLLSVARQIPAAHATLAGGAWKRSSFNGVELNGKTVGVVGLGKIGQLFAARLAAFGTSIIAYDPYVAAARAAQLGIELVSLEELLERADAISIHLPKTPETKGLIGAEQLAKTKRGVIVVNAARGGLIDEDALAEAVQSGQVGGAGIDVFATEPTTASPLFGLPNVVVTPHLGASTSEAQDRAGTDVAKSVLLALAGDFVPDAVNVQGGGVVGEEVRPYLPLVQKLGTVVAALSAKAPTSVTLEVRGELSNEDVSVLPLAALRGVFSSVVEEQVTFVNAPALAASLGVSVDVVKEPSSANHRSLVTVRAVQADGSVLTVSGTLTGLDQVEKIVGVNGRSFDLRAEGNVLLLEYSDRPGVMGTVGTLLGEAGVNVEAAQISQQKGGSEALMLLRVDRPVDSNVLDPIGASVGARTMRSVNFD; encoded by the coding sequence GTGAGCAACACGAGCCGACCCGTCGTCCTGATCGCCGAGAAGCTGGCACCCTCCGTGCTCGACGTCTTCGGCGAGGACATCGAGGTGCGCCACGTCGACGGCACCGACCGACCCGCGCTGCTCTCCGCCGTCGCGGACGCGGACGCGCTCCTCGTGCGGTCCGCCACGAAGGTCGACGCCGAGGTGTTCGCGGCGACCTCGAAGCTGAAGGTGGTCGCCCGCGCGGGCGTCGGCCTGGACAACGTCGAGGTGCCCGCCGCGACCGAGCGCGGTGTCATGGTGGTCAACGCGCCCACCAGCAACATCGTCTCCGCCGCCGAGCACGCCGTCGCGCTGCTGCTGTCGGTGGCCAGGCAGATCCCGGCCGCCCACGCCACCCTCGCGGGCGGCGCGTGGAAGCGCAGCTCCTTCAACGGCGTCGAGCTCAACGGCAAGACCGTCGGCGTGGTGGGCCTGGGCAAGATCGGGCAGCTGTTCGCGGCCCGGCTCGCGGCCTTCGGCACCTCCATCATCGCGTACGACCCCTACGTGGCCGCCGCCCGCGCCGCCCAGCTCGGCATCGAGCTGGTGTCGCTGGAGGAGCTGCTGGAGCGGGCCGACGCCATCTCCATCCACCTGCCCAAGACCCCCGAGACCAAGGGCCTGATCGGCGCCGAGCAGCTGGCCAAGACCAAGCGCGGCGTCATCGTCGTCAACGCCGCGCGCGGCGGCCTGATCGACGAGGACGCGCTCGCCGAGGCCGTGCAGAGCGGCCAGGTCGGCGGCGCGGGCATCGACGTGTTCGCCACCGAGCCCACCACCGCCAGCCCGCTCTTCGGGCTCCCGAACGTCGTCGTCACCCCGCACCTGGGCGCCTCCACCAGCGAGGCGCAGGACCGCGCGGGCACGGACGTGGCCAAGTCGGTGCTGCTCGCCCTCGCGGGCGACTTCGTGCCGGACGCGGTCAACGTGCAGGGCGGCGGCGTGGTCGGCGAGGAGGTCCGGCCGTACCTGCCGCTCGTGCAGAAGCTCGGCACGGTCGTCGCGGCGCTCAGCGCCAAGGCGCCCACCTCGGTCACCCTGGAGGTGCGGGGCGAGCTGTCCAACGAGGACGTGAGCGTGCTGCCGCTGGCCGCGCTGCGCGGGGTGTTCTCCAGCGTGGTCGAGGAGCAGGTGACGTTCGTGAACGCGCCCGCGCTCGCCGCCTCGCTCGGCGTGTCGGTCGACGTGGTCAAGGAGCCCTCCAGCGCCAACCACCGCAGCCTGGTGACCGTGCGGGCGGTGCAGGCCGACGGCTCGGTGCTGACCGTGTCCGGCACGCTGACCGGCCTCGACCAGGTCGAGAAGATCGTGGGCGTCAACGGCCGCAGCTTCGACCTGCGCGCCGAGGGCAACGTGCTGCTGCTGGAGTACTCGGACCGGCCCGGCGTCATGGGCACCGTCGGCACGCTCCTCGGCGAGGCCGGGGTGAACGTGGAGGCGGCGCAGATCAGCCAGCAGAAGGGCGGCTCCGAGGCCCTCATGCTGCTGCGCGTCGACCGCCCGGTCGACAGCAACGTGCTCGACCCGATCGGCGCGTCGGTCGGCGCGCGCACCATGCGCTCGGTCAACTTCGACTGA
- a CDS encoding DUF397 domain-containing protein has protein sequence MSESAPIYDDKAHVRGNLDLSAAQWLRSDEGAEQEAEHVEIAFVEHTDGVTYTAMRNSAEPDGTVLVFTPAEWEAFILGVKDGEFDEPW, from the coding sequence ATGAGCGAGAGCGCCCCGATCTACGACGACAAGGCCCACGTCCGGGGCAACCTGGACCTGTCGGCCGCGCAGTGGCTGCGCAGCGACGAGGGCGCCGAGCAGGAGGCCGAGCACGTCGAGATCGCGTTCGTCGAGCACACCGACGGCGTGACCTACACGGCGATGCGCAACTCCGCCGAACCCGACGGCACGGTGCTGGTCTTCACGCCCGCCGAGTGGGAGGCGTTCATCCTCGGAGTCAAGGACGGCGAGTTCGACGAGCCGTGGTGA
- the ilvC gene encoding ketol-acid reductoisomerase: protein MSVEIFYDDDADLSVIQGRKVAVIGYGSQGHAHALSLRDSGVDVRIGLPEGSKSRAKAEEQGLKVGTPAEVAAEADLIMILAPDTAQRHIYANDIAPNLKDGDALFFGHGFNIRYGLIQAPSNVDVAMVAPKGPGHLVRRQFVDGKGVPALIAVEQDASGTAQALALSYAKGIGGTRAGVIKTTFKEETETDLFGEQAVLCGGASALVQAGFEVLTEAGYAPEVAYFECLHELKLIVDLMYEGGIARMRYSISDTAEYGDLTRGPRVITPAVKEEMRKVLTEIQDGTFAKEWVEEDDKGRGNYKKLQQDGEVHPIEEVGKKLRGLMSWVDRPLTDTV, encoded by the coding sequence GTGAGCGTCGAGATCTTCTACGACGACGATGCCGACCTGAGCGTCATCCAGGGGCGCAAGGTCGCGGTCATCGGCTACGGCAGCCAGGGCCACGCCCACGCGCTGAGCCTGCGCGACTCCGGCGTCGACGTCCGGATCGGCCTCCCCGAGGGCTCCAAGTCCCGCGCCAAGGCCGAGGAGCAGGGCCTCAAGGTCGGCACGCCCGCCGAGGTCGCCGCCGAGGCGGACCTGATCATGATCCTGGCGCCGGACACCGCTCAGCGGCACATCTACGCCAACGACATCGCGCCGAACCTGAAGGACGGCGACGCGCTGTTCTTCGGCCACGGCTTCAACATCCGCTACGGCCTGATCCAGGCGCCGTCCAACGTGGACGTCGCGATGGTCGCCCCCAAGGGCCCCGGCCACCTCGTGCGCCGCCAGTTCGTCGACGGCAAGGGCGTCCCGGCGCTCATCGCGGTCGAGCAGGACGCGTCGGGCACCGCGCAGGCGCTCGCCCTGTCCTACGCCAAGGGCATCGGCGGCACCCGCGCGGGCGTCATCAAGACGACGTTCAAGGAGGAGACCGAGACCGACCTGTTCGGCGAGCAGGCGGTCCTGTGCGGCGGCGCCTCGGCGCTGGTGCAGGCGGGCTTCGAGGTGCTGACCGAGGCCGGGTACGCCCCCGAGGTCGCGTACTTCGAGTGCCTGCACGAGCTGAAGCTGATCGTCGACCTCATGTACGAGGGCGGCATCGCGCGGATGCGCTACTCGATCTCCGACACCGCCGAGTACGGCGACCTCACCCGCGGCCCGCGCGTCATCACGCCCGCGGTCAAGGAGGAGATGCGCAAGGTCCTGACCGAGATCCAGGACGGCACCTTCGCGAAGGAGTGGGTCGAGGAGGACGACAAGGGCCGAGGCAACTACAAGAAGTTGCAGCAGGACGGCGAAGTTCACCCGATCGAGGAGGTCGGCAAGAAGCTGCGCGGCCTGATGTCGTGGGTGGACCGGCCGCTGACCGACACGGTCTGA
- the ilvN gene encoding acetolactate synthase small subunit produces the protein MTKHTLSVLVEDKPGVLARVAGLFSRRGFNIESLAVGRTEHPDISRMTIVVAVEELPLEQVTKQLNKLVNVIKIVELETAASVQRQLLLVKVRADATVRSQVLETVQLFRAKVVDVSPEAVTVEATGTSEKLDALLRMLEPYGLREIVQSGMVAIGRGARSITATAVR, from the coding sequence ATGACCAAGCACACCCTCAGCGTCCTCGTCGAGGACAAGCCCGGCGTCCTGGCCAGGGTCGCGGGGCTGTTCTCCCGGCGCGGCTTCAACATCGAGTCGCTCGCGGTGGGCCGCACCGAGCACCCGGACATCTCCCGGATGACGATCGTGGTCGCCGTGGAGGAGCTGCCGCTGGAGCAGGTCACCAAGCAGCTCAACAAGCTCGTCAACGTCATCAAGATCGTCGAGCTGGAGACGGCCGCCTCGGTGCAGCGCCAGCTCCTGCTCGTCAAGGTCCGCGCTGACGCCACCGTGCGCAGCCAGGTCCTCGAGACGGTCCAGCTGTTCCGCGCCAAGGTCGTCGACGTCTCCCCGGAGGCGGTCACGGTCGAGGCGACCGGCACGTCGGAGAAGCTCGACGCGCTGCTCAGGATGCTGGAGCCCTACGGGCTGCGCGAGATCGTGCAGTCCGGCATGGTCGCCATCGGCCGTGGCGCCCGTTCCATCACCGCGACCGCGGTGCGCTGA
- a CDS encoding acetolactate synthase large subunit, whose protein sequence is MTSATSRPAPGEPLSPRPGPRPKPAPPSGAPVRVTGAQSLVRSLEAVGCEIVFGIPGGTILPAYDPLLDSTKVRHVLVRHEQGAGHAATGYAQATGRVGVCMATSGPGATNLVTPLADANMDSVPVVAITGQQSRPLIGTDAFQEADICGITMPITKHNFLVTDPADIPRAIAEAFHIAATGRPGPVLVDIPKDVLQETTSFSWPPELRLPGYRPTTRPHGKQVREAAKLVAAARRPVLYVGGGVIKAEASAELLRLAEENDIPVVTTLMARGAFPDSHRQHLGMPGMHGTVSAVAAMQKADLLIALGARFDDRVTGQLESFAPEAQVVHADIDPAEISKNRRADVPIVGDCKEIITELIDAVANEKAHGHAADLTPWWELIDSWRGTFPLGYDWPDDGTLSPQYVIERIGALSPDAVYTAGVGQHQMWAAQFVKYESPRTWINSGGLGTMGYAVPAAMGAKAGVPDRTVWAIDGDGCFQMTNQELATCAIEGIPIKVAVINNGNLGMVRQWQTLFYGERYSNTDLGTHKHRIPDFKLLAEAMGCAGLRAESREEVDAVIKQALEINDRPVVIDFTVGKDAQVWPMVAAGTGNSEIMAARGIRPLFEEDDV, encoded by the coding sequence ATGACCAGCGCAACCTCGCGACCGGCCCCCGGTGAGCCGCTGTCGCCCCGCCCTGGACCCCGGCCCAAGCCGGCGCCCCCGAGCGGCGCGCCCGTCCGCGTGACGGGCGCCCAGTCCCTCGTCCGCTCCCTTGAGGCGGTCGGCTGCGAGATCGTGTTCGGCATCCCCGGCGGCACCATCCTCCCCGCGTACGACCCGCTCCTGGACTCCACCAAGGTCCGCCACGTCCTGGTGCGCCACGAGCAGGGCGCGGGCCACGCCGCCACCGGCTACGCCCAGGCCACCGGCCGCGTCGGCGTCTGCATGGCCACCTCCGGTCCCGGCGCGACGAACCTGGTGACGCCGCTGGCCGACGCCAACATGGACTCGGTCCCGGTCGTCGCCATCACCGGCCAGCAGTCCCGCCCGCTCATCGGCACCGACGCGTTCCAGGAAGCCGACATCTGCGGCATCACGATGCCGATCACCAAGCACAACTTCCTGGTCACCGACCCGGCGGACATCCCGAGGGCGATCGCCGAGGCGTTCCACATCGCCGCCACCGGCCGCCCCGGCCCGGTCCTGGTGGACATCCCCAAGGACGTCCTGCAGGAGACCACCTCCTTCTCCTGGCCGCCGGAGCTGCGGCTGCCCGGCTACCGGCCGACCACCCGCCCGCACGGCAAGCAGGTCCGCGAGGCCGCGAAGCTCGTCGCCGCCGCCCGCCGCCCGGTGCTGTACGTCGGCGGCGGCGTCATCAAGGCCGAGGCCTCCGCCGAGCTGCTGCGCCTGGCCGAGGAGAACGACATCCCGGTCGTCACCACCCTGATGGCGCGCGGCGCGTTCCCCGACTCGCACCGCCAGCACCTGGGGATGCCGGGGATGCACGGCACGGTCTCCGCCGTCGCCGCGATGCAGAAGGCCGACCTGCTGATCGCGCTCGGCGCGCGCTTCGACGACCGGGTCACCGGCCAGCTGGAGTCCTTCGCGCCCGAGGCGCAGGTCGTGCACGCCGACATCGACCCGGCCGAGATCTCGAAGAACCGCCGCGCGGACGTGCCGATCGTCGGCGACTGCAAGGAGATCATCACCGAGCTGATCGACGCCGTCGCCAACGAGAAGGCGCACGGGCACGCCGCCGACCTGACCCCGTGGTGGGAGCTGATCGACTCCTGGCGCGGCACGTTCCCGCTGGGCTACGACTGGCCGGACGACGGCACGCTGTCCCCGCAGTACGTGATCGAGCGGATCGGCGCGCTGTCCCCGGACGCGGTCTACACGGCGGGCGTCGGCCAGCACCAGATGTGGGCGGCGCAGTTCGTCAAGTACGAGAGCCCGCGCACCTGGATCAACTCCGGCGGCCTCGGCACGATGGGCTACGCGGTCCCGGCGGCCATGGGCGCCAAGGCGGGCGTGCCCGACCGCACGGTCTGGGCGATCGACGGCGACGGCTGCTTCCAGATGACCAACCAGGAGCTGGCGACCTGCGCGATCGAGGGCATCCCGATCAAGGTCGCGGTCATCAACAACGGCAACCTGGGCATGGTCCGGCAGTGGCAGACGCTGTTCTACGGCGAGCGCTACTCCAACACCGACCTGGGCACCCACAAGCACCGCATCCCCGACTTCAAGCTGCTCGCCGAGGCCATGGGCTGCGCGGGCCTGCGCGCCGAGTCGCGCGAGGAGGTCGACGCGGTCATCAAGCAGGCCCTGGAGATCAACGACCGGCCGGTCGTCATCGACTTCACCGTCGGCAAGGACGCCCAGGTGTGGCCGATGGTCGCCGCGGGCACCGGCAACAGCGAGATCATGGCCGCCCGAGGCATCCGCCCGCTGTTCGAGGAAGACGATGTCTGA
- a CDS encoding PH domain-containing protein — translation MPKLVFRVPATALLASGLTAICVTPMALAEPVLSVLYLLPLGFAWWVARTRTTATPERLVTRTAFGGRVVAWDEVRSLKVGEKGGLSAVVADDELVELPAVKLAHLPALAAVSGGRVDDPVARAKALAEAEEARAEAEAEAEAEAVEAAESTEPTETTEPTDQVSPEQVKKDTADAGQSTEQSTEQSTGQSTGQSPAKPVAKPADEV, via the coding sequence GTGCCCAAGCTCGTGTTCCGCGTCCCCGCCACCGCCCTGCTCGCCTCCGGGCTGACCGCGATCTGCGTGACCCCGATGGCGCTGGCCGAGCCGGTCCTGTCGGTCCTGTACCTGCTGCCCCTGGGCTTCGCGTGGTGGGTGGCGCGCACCCGGACCACGGCGACCCCCGAGCGGCTGGTGACCAGGACCGCGTTCGGCGGGCGGGTCGTCGCGTGGGACGAGGTCAGGTCGCTGAAGGTCGGCGAGAAGGGCGGGCTCTCGGCCGTCGTCGCGGACGACGAGCTGGTGGAGCTGCCCGCCGTGAAGCTCGCGCACCTGCCCGCGCTGGCCGCCGTGAGCGGCGGCCGGGTGGACGACCCGGTGGCGCGCGCGAAGGCCCTGGCCGAGGCCGAGGAGGCTCGGGCCGAGGCCGAGGCCGAGGCTGAAGCTGAGGCGGTCGAGGCCGCGGAGAGCACCGAGCCCACCGAGACGACCGAGCCCACCGATCAGGTGTCGCCCGAGCAGGTGAAGAAGGACACGGCCGACGCTGGGCAGTCCACTGAGCAGTCCACTGAGCAGTCCACCGGGCAGTCCACCGGGCAGTCCCCCGCGAAGCCGGTCGCGAAGCCCGCCGACGAGGTCTGA
- a CDS encoding vitamin K epoxide reductase family protein: MTQKSRLAFLILSLLGLATSVYLTITHFQQELLVCSENSLVDCGTVTSSEQSELLGVPVAVLGALFFAFLTAISLPWAWRVPLLRWARLGAVGVGVLFVVYLVAAEFLLIGKICLWCTVVHVVTLLLAGVLVRGELKQG; encoded by the coding sequence GTGACCCAGAAGTCCCGTCTGGCCTTCCTGATCCTGTCGCTGCTCGGGCTGGCGACCTCGGTCTACCTGACCATCACCCACTTCCAGCAGGAGCTGCTGGTCTGCTCCGAGAACTCCCTGGTCGACTGCGGCACGGTCACCAGCAGCGAGCAGTCGGAGCTGCTCGGCGTCCCGGTCGCCGTCCTCGGCGCGCTGTTCTTCGCCTTCCTGACCGCGATCAGCCTGCCCTGGGCGTGGCGCGTGCCGCTGCTGCGCTGGGCGCGGCTGGGCGCGGTCGGCGTGGGCGTGCTGTTCGTGGTCTACCTCGTCGCCGCCGAGTTCCTGCTCATCGGCAAGATCTGCCTGTGGTGCACGGTGGTGCACGTCGTCACACTGCTGCTGGCGGGCGTGCTGGTCCGGGGCGAGCTGAAGCAGGGGTAG
- the ilvD gene encoding dihydroxy-acid dehydratase, producing the protein MPPLRSRTTTHGRNAAGARALWRATGMTDSDFGKPIVAIANSYTQFVPGHVHLRDLGDIVAEAIREAGGVPREFHTIAVDDGIAMGHSGMLYSLPSREIIADSVEYMVNAHQADAIVCISNCDKITPGMLNAAMRLNIPVVFVSGGPMEAGKAVVVDGVAVAPTDLITAISASASPEVDDEGLSVVERSACPTCGSCSGMFTANSMNCLTEALGLALPGNGSTLATHSARRELFSEAGRVVVELCKRYYGEDDESVLPRSIANRAAFENAMALDMAMGGSTNTVLHILAAAQEGEVEFDLSDINALSRRVPCLAKVSPNSDYHMEDVHRAGGIPALLGELYRAGLLNEDVTTVHSRTMAQWLGEWDVRAESPSERAVELFHAAPGGVRTTQAFSTSNRWSKLDTDAAGGCIRDVEHAYTKDGGLAVLHGNLAESGAVIKSAGIDEDLWRFEGPARVVESQEQAVSVILNKEIQAGDVLVVRYEGPSGGPGMQEMLHPTAFLKGAGLGKKCALITDGRFSGGTSGLSIGHVSPEAAGGGLIGLVQDGDRIVIDVHERKLELLVDEAVLADRRAKMETSERPWQPVDRVRPVTAALRAYARMATDASRGAVRDVNR; encoded by the coding sequence GTGCCCCCGCTCCGTTCCCGAACCACCACCCACGGCCGCAACGCCGCAGGCGCCCGCGCGCTGTGGCGCGCCACCGGCATGACCGACTCGGACTTCGGCAAGCCGATCGTGGCGATCGCCAACTCGTACACGCAGTTCGTGCCCGGTCACGTGCACCTGCGCGACCTCGGCGACATCGTCGCCGAGGCGATCCGCGAGGCGGGCGGGGTGCCGCGCGAGTTCCACACCATCGCGGTGGACGACGGGATCGCGATGGGCCACAGCGGGATGCTCTACTCGCTGCCCTCGCGCGAGATCATCGCCGACTCGGTCGAGTACATGGTGAACGCGCACCAGGCCGACGCGATCGTCTGCATCTCCAACTGCGACAAGATCACGCCGGGGATGCTCAACGCCGCGATGCGGCTGAACATCCCGGTCGTGTTCGTCTCCGGCGGGCCGATGGAGGCGGGCAAGGCGGTCGTGGTGGACGGCGTCGCCGTCGCGCCGACCGACCTGATCACCGCGATCTCCGCGTCCGCGTCGCCGGAGGTGGACGACGAGGGCCTGTCGGTCGTGGAGCGCTCGGCGTGCCCGACCTGCGGGTCGTGCTCGGGCATGTTCACCGCGAACTCGATGAACTGCCTCACCGAGGCGCTGGGCCTGGCGCTGCCGGGCAACGGCTCGACGCTGGCCACGCACTCCGCGCGCCGCGAGCTGTTCTCCGAGGCCGGTCGGGTCGTGGTGGAGCTGTGCAAGCGCTACTACGGCGAGGACGACGAGTCGGTGCTGCCGCGCTCGATCGCGAACCGCGCCGCGTTCGAGAACGCGATGGCGCTGGACATGGCCATGGGCGGCTCGACCAACACCGTGCTGCACATCCTGGCCGCCGCGCAGGAGGGCGAGGTCGAGTTCGACCTGTCCGACATCAACGCGCTCAGCCGCCGGGTGCCGTGCCTGGCGAAGGTCTCGCCGAACTCCGACTACCACATGGAGGACGTGCACCGGGCCGGTGGCATCCCCGCGCTGCTGGGCGAGCTGTACCGGGCCGGGCTGCTCAACGAGGACGTCACCACCGTCCACTCGCGCACGATGGCGCAGTGGCTCGGCGAGTGGGACGTCAGGGCCGAGTCGCCGTCCGAGCGCGCGGTGGAGCTGTTCCACGCCGCGCCCGGCGGGGTGCGCACCACGCAGGCGTTCTCCACCTCCAACCGCTGGTCGAAGCTGGACACCGACGCGGCGGGCGGGTGCATCCGGGACGTCGAGCACGCGTACACCAAGGACGGCGGGCTGGCCGTCCTGCACGGCAACCTGGCCGAGTCCGGCGCGGTCATCAAGTCGGCGGGCATCGACGAGGACCTGTGGCGGTTCGAGGGCCCGGCGCGCGTGGTCGAGTCCCAGGAGCAGGCGGTCTCGGTGATCCTGAACAAGGAGATCCAGGCCGGTGACGTGCTCGTGGTCCGCTACGAGGGCCCGTCCGGCGGTCCGGGGATGCAGGAGATGCTGCACCCGACCGCGTTCCTCAAGGGCGCGGGCCTCGGCAAGAAGTGCGCGCTGATCACGGACGGCCGGTTCTCCGGCGGCACCTCGGGCCTGTCCATCGGCCACGTCTCGCCGGAGGCGGCGGGCGGCGGGCTGATCGGCCTGGTGCAGGACGGCGACCGGATCGTCATCGACGTGCACGAGCGCAAGCTGGAGCTGCTGGTCGACGAGGCGGTGCTGGCCGACCGGCGGGCGAAGATGGAGACCTCGGAGCGGCCGTGGCAGCCGGTGGACCGGGTGCGCCCGGTGACGGCGGCGCTGCGCGCGTACGCGCGGATGGCGACGGACGCGTCGAGGGGCGCGGTGCGCGACGTCAACCGGTGA
- a CDS encoding DoxX family protein, translating to MANQGDRRGSSGGYTDDGLRASGATARGAHHYADEPDPEPAQGRGTKPLVTGGTGTGYFDGDDLPRNRYGRENRHEPEDRYEPEDDVQPHRPGTGTGFTPVPDLDEPVSRFDDAVDRRLPPAWTASHDVGLLALRLGLGLVFTGHGLQKVFGLFDGPGLDAFGKVLASIGYQQSGLLAWVTGLTELVGGVLLILGFATPLAAAGVLGVMANVLLLNYTNGFFLPDGVEFEAALAAAALGVLFAGPGRVSLDHRRPWFHRPLLAASLCLLLATGLTALTHLVLR from the coding sequence GTGGCTAATCAAGGCGACCGCCGGGGAAGTTCCGGCGGCTACACCGACGACGGACTCCGCGCATCGGGCGCCACGGCCAGGGGGGCTCACCACTACGCCGACGAACCGGACCCGGAGCCCGCGCAGGGCAGGGGCACCAAACCACTGGTCACCGGTGGCACCGGCACCGGCTACTTCGACGGCGACGACCTGCCCCGGAACCGGTACGGGCGGGAGAACCGCCACGAGCCCGAGGACCGGTACGAGCCGGAGGACGACGTCCAGCCGCACCGGCCGGGCACCGGGACCGGGTTCACACCGGTGCCCGACCTGGACGAACCGGTGTCCCGCTTCGACGACGCCGTCGACCGCAGGCTGCCGCCCGCCTGGACCGCGAGCCACGACGTCGGCCTGCTCGCGCTGCGCCTGGGCCTGGGCCTGGTGTTCACCGGGCACGGCCTGCAGAAAGTGTTCGGCCTGTTCGACGGGCCGGGGCTCGACGCGTTCGGCAAGGTCCTGGCCAGCATCGGCTACCAGCAGTCCGGGCTCCTGGCCTGGGTGACCGGCCTGACCGAGCTGGTCGGCGGCGTGCTGCTGATCCTGGGCTTCGCCACGCCGCTGGCCGCCGCGGGCGTGCTCGGCGTCATGGCGAACGTGCTGCTGCTCAACTACACCAACGGCTTCTTCCTGCCCGACGGCGTCGAGTTCGAGGCCGCGCTGGCGGCGGCTGCGCTCGGCGTGCTGTTCGCCGGACCGGGCCGGGTCTCCCTGGACCACCGGCGCCCGTGGTTCCACCGCCCGCTGCTGGCGGCCTCGCTGTGCCTGCTGCTCGCGACGGGCCTGACCGCGCTCACCCACCTCGTGCTGCGCTGA
- a CDS encoding 2-hydroxyacid dehydrogenase, whose translation MTLTVLVPDDLGVTALSGVDGVRALRYEPGKPLPEGAEAAEVLVPRFLQGSDPREVLAQLPNLRLVQLLSAGVERFLGLVPDGVLLSTCRGAHGGSTAEWAVGALLSVYRDFPVFQRLADAGRWEHHVTETLQDKKVLVVGAGDLGRQFQRRVEPFDATTTLVGRTARDGVRAMSELPDLLPHHDAVLLVVPLTSETDGMVDAEFLARMPDGAVLVNAARGRVVDTDALVAELLSGRLRAALDVTEPEPLPQGHPLWTAPGLFLTPHVAGSCTGHTARAYAVVRAEVERFARGERPANVVNGEY comes from the coding sequence GTGACGCTCACCGTGCTGGTACCAGACGACCTCGGAGTGACCGCCCTGTCCGGTGTGGACGGTGTCCGCGCGCTCCGCTACGAACCGGGGAAGCCCCTCCCCGAGGGCGCGGAGGCCGCCGAGGTGCTCGTCCCCCGCTTCCTCCAGGGCAGCGACCCGCGCGAGGTGCTCGCCCAGCTGCCGAACCTCAGGCTCGTGCAGCTGCTGAGCGCGGGCGTCGAGCGGTTCCTCGGGCTCGTGCCGGACGGCGTGCTGCTGTCCACCTGCCGGGGCGCGCACGGCGGCAGCACCGCCGAGTGGGCCGTCGGCGCGCTGCTGTCGGTCTACCGCGACTTCCCGGTGTTCCAGCGCCTGGCCGACGCGGGCCGCTGGGAGCACCACGTCACCGAGACCCTCCAGGACAAGAAGGTGCTCGTGGTCGGCGCGGGCGACCTCGGCAGGCAGTTCCAGCGCAGGGTCGAGCCGTTCGACGCCACCACCACCCTGGTCGGCCGCACCGCCCGCGACGGCGTGCGCGCCATGTCCGAGCTGCCCGACCTGCTGCCGCACCACGACGCCGTGCTGCTGGTCGTGCCGCTGACCTCGGAGACCGACGGCATGGTCGACGCGGAGTTCCTGGCCCGGATGCCGGACGGGGCCGTGCTGGTCAACGCCGCGCGCGGCCGGGTCGTGGACACCGACGCGCTCGTCGCCGAGCTGCTCTCCGGGCGGCTGCGCGCCGCGCTCGACGTGACCGAGCCCGAGCCGCTGCCGCAGGGCCACCCGCTGTGGACCGCGCCCGGCCTGTTCCTCACCCCGCACGTGGCGGGCAGCTGCACCGGGCACACCGCGCGGGCCTACGCGGTGGTCAGGGCCGAGGTCGAGCGGTTCGCCAGGGGCGAGCGGCCAGCCAATGTGGTGAACGGCGAGTACTGA